In a genomic window of Thermoflexus sp.:
- a CDS encoding GNAT family N-acetyltransferase, giving the protein MKITVRRARPADVDAIRDLVRRATRGRLDPSGDEVFDRLAERGMLLAFNPDRELVGLISWRVENLVARILDFVVDPLDLRPTVGRQLIEAVEEEARRLECEACMIYVSPEMSSGALAFYLGLGYTRWPEESLSEPWREAAHEFDAFGRVALIKQIRAERVTRPI; this is encoded by the coding sequence ATGAAAATCACTGTTCGTCGGGCGCGACCTGCGGATGTGGACGCCATTCGGGATCTCGTCCGCCGGGCCACCCGGGGACGCCTGGATCCCTCCGGGGATGAGGTGTTTGATCGGCTGGCCGAGCGGGGGATGCTGCTGGCCTTCAACCCGGACCGGGAGCTGGTTGGCCTGATCAGCTGGCGGGTGGAGAACCTGGTGGCCCGCATTCTGGATTTCGTGGTTGATCCTCTGGATCTGCGGCCCACGGTCGGCCGGCAGCTCATCGAGGCCGTCGAAGAGGAAGCGCGCCGTCTGGAGTGCGAGGCTTGCATGATTTACGTTTCCCCAGAGATGTCCTCTGGAGCCCTTGCGTTTTATCTGGGTCTGGGATATACCCGGTGGCCGGAGGAAAGCTTATCCGAACCATGGCGAGAGGCCGCCCATGAATTCGATGCTTTCGGTCGCGTGGCGTTGATCAAGCAGATCCGCGCCGAGCGCGTCACACGGCCGATTTGA
- the coaE gene encoding dephospho-CoA kinase (Dephospho-CoA kinase (CoaE) performs the final step in coenzyme A biosynthesis.) — protein MGKRPVLIGLTGNIACGKSTVARMLAEKGAYIIDADAIAHEVIRKGTPAYESILRRFGEEILGPDGEIDRRRLGAIVFRDPSALQDLEAVVHPAVLEEIQRQIHACSEAPAIVIEAIKLIESGFARACDTLWVVTCPEPEQIRRLVVERGLTEEEARVRVHAQPPQEEKIRYADVIIDNSGDLEMTRRQVERAWREWVDPRLRNV, from the coding sequence ATGGGGAAGCGACCGGTTTTGATTGGCCTGACCGGGAACATCGCCTGTGGCAAAAGCACGGTGGCCCGCATGCTGGCGGAGAAGGGAGCATATATCATTGATGCGGACGCGATCGCCCATGAGGTGATCCGGAAAGGCACTCCGGCCTATGAATCCATCCTCCGCCGCTTTGGGGAGGAAATCCTCGGGCCGGATGGGGAGATCGATCGCCGGCGCCTTGGGGCGATCGTTTTCCGGGATCCCAGCGCCCTGCAGGATCTGGAAGCCGTCGTTCACCCGGCGGTGCTGGAGGAGATCCAGCGACAGATCCATGCCTGTTCAGAGGCCCCGGCGATTGTCATCGAGGCGATCAAGCTCATCGAATCCGGGTTCGCCCGGGCCTGCGATACCCTGTGGGTGGTCACCTGCCCGGAGCCCGAGCAGATCCGTCGCCTGGTGGTCGAGCGCGGGCTCACGGAGGAGGAGGCCCGCGTTCGGGTCCACGCCCAGCCCCCCCAAGAGGAAAAGATCCGGTATGCCGATGTCATCATCGATAACAGTGGGGATCTGGAAATGACCCGTCGTCAGGTTGAGCGTGCATGGCGCGAATGGGTGGATCCACGGTTGAGGAACGTTTAA
- a CDS encoding FAD binding domain-containing protein: MWKAYYTPVSLEEVLSLLAEYGHRARIIAGGTDLLLELERGQRPGVEILIDITRIPNLDAITIGPDGRLHLGPLVTHNQVVASLLCRERAFPLARACWEVGSPQIRNRGTVAGNLITASPANDTIVPLWAMDATVTLQSARGRRTLSFEEFYQGVRRTAMAPDEMLVDIALEPLKPNERGTFLKLGLRRFQAISVVSVAAVVALEGDRVARARIALGAVAPTIVRAREAEAFLQGQRLTEDVIERAGELAQAAARPIDDIRGPAWYRAEMVRVLTMRALRQLREGTERMGFPERPVLLWRRPDGQPRPWLSIPPELITWNGRVRHLAEGPEPIVTTVNGRRYVVHGASDKTLLRMLREDLRLVGTKEGCAEGECGACTVILDGMAVMSCLVPAPRAHGAEIVTVEGVAAGESLHPLQAAFIRQGAVQCGYCTPGFIMSGVVLLDEVPQPTPEEIRQAFAGNLCRCTGYYSIIRAVEEAAGGRGSTFRKEPETR, encoded by the coding sequence ATGTGGAAAGCTTACTACACTCCAGTGTCCCTGGAGGAGGTTCTGAGCCTGCTGGCGGAATATGGCCACCGGGCGCGGATCATCGCCGGGGGCACCGATTTGCTCCTGGAGCTGGAAAGGGGTCAGCGCCCCGGCGTGGAGATCCTGATCGACATTACCCGGATCCCCAACCTGGATGCCATCACCATCGGCCCGGATGGGCGCCTGCATCTGGGGCCTCTGGTCACGCATAATCAGGTGGTGGCCTCCCTTCTCTGTCGTGAGCGGGCCTTCCCGCTGGCCCGGGCCTGCTGGGAAGTGGGATCTCCCCAGATCCGGAATCGGGGCACGGTGGCCGGCAACCTGATCACCGCCTCGCCGGCGAATGACACCATCGTGCCCCTGTGGGCGATGGATGCTACCGTGACCCTCCAAAGCGCGCGGGGCCGGCGCACCCTCTCCTTCGAGGAGTTTTACCAGGGGGTCCGCCGGACCGCCATGGCCCCCGATGAGATGCTGGTGGATATCGCGTTGGAGCCCCTGAAGCCGAACGAGCGAGGAACTTTCCTCAAGCTCGGATTGCGCCGGTTTCAGGCGATTTCCGTGGTCAGCGTCGCCGCTGTCGTCGCTCTGGAGGGTGACCGGGTAGCCCGGGCCCGGATCGCCCTGGGGGCGGTGGCGCCGACCATTGTCCGGGCCCGGGAGGCGGAGGCGTTCCTGCAGGGGCAACGCTTGACCGAGGACGTGATCGAACGGGCAGGGGAACTGGCCCAGGCCGCAGCCCGTCCCATCGATGATATCCGCGGGCCGGCCTGGTATCGCGCGGAGATGGTCCGGGTGCTCACCATGCGCGCCCTGCGCCAGCTGCGGGAAGGAACCGAGCGGATGGGCTTTCCGGAGCGCCCGGTGCTGCTCTGGAGGCGCCCCGACGGGCAGCCCCGCCCCTGGCTCTCCATCCCCCCCGAGCTCATCACCTGGAACGGTCGGGTTCGTCATCTGGCGGAGGGCCCTGAGCCGATCGTTACCACGGTCAACGGGCGTCGCTATGTGGTGCATGGCGCCAGCGACAAGACCCTCCTGCGCATGCTGCGGGAGGATCTGCGGCTGGTGGGCACGAAGGAGGGATGCGCCGAGGGAGAATGCGGCGCGTGCACCGTGATCCTGGACGGCATGGCGGTCATGTCCTGCTTGGTCCCGGCGCCCCGGGCCCACGGGGCGGAGATCGTGACCGTGGAAGGCGTGGCGGCCGGGGAGAGCCTTCACCCGCTGCAGGCCGCTTTCATCCGCCAGGGAGCCGTCCAGTGCGGATACTGCACGCCAGGCTTTATCATGTCCGGCGTCGTGTTGCTGGACGAAGTACCCCAACCCACGCCGGAGGAGATCCGTCAGGCTTTTGCGGGGAATCTCTGCCGGTGCACCGGCTATTACAGCATCATCCGCGCGGTGGAAGAAGCCGCCGGCGGGAGGGGCTCAACGTTCCGGAAGGAGCCGGAGACCCGCTGA
- a CDS encoding xanthine dehydrogenase family protein molybdopterin-binding subunit, producing the protein MAIGISIPRIDAEGKVTGRTPYPGDLDLPGQLFLKVKWAGRAPARIRRIDTRRAEALPGVAAVFTAKDVPVNEYGLIYFDQPVICGPGSKPGADVVRYEGDVVALVAAESEKIAARAVDLIEVEYEDLPGVYDPEEALRPGAPQVHPDYPGNLLCHYRIRQGDVEAAFREAAVIVEGTYRTPFQEHAYLQPEAGIAYIDEEGRITVVTAGQWAHEDRHQIAHALGLPEDRIRVIYAAIGGAFGGREDMSVQILLALAAWKLGRPVKILWSREESIIGHHKRHPVVARVRWAADREGRLLAVEADVIADVGAYAYTSTKVLGNITMSICGPYEVPNVRADIRGALTNNPPTGAMRGFGAPQALFIAETQMNKLAQALGMDPVEIRLKNAWREGSRMPTGGMVPEGVSLPEVIQACARAAGWRQTAGGWIRPEAPSSTDPTKRYGWGFACGFKNIAYSFGFPEHCWARVELHGDAHIEKAIVFHAGADVGQGAHTVMIQMAAEALGVPPERIELRASDTAFTESSGSSSASRMTFMAGHAIRGAAERALAAWRNEERPAVGEFTYRPVRTFPFDPETGFSERPNVTYGYVAEAVLVEVDMETGHVRPVKVICADDVGRAVNPINVRGQIEGGVVQAVGYAITENFIVQQGRILTRHLSTYLIPGIYDIPEEIESLILEHPDPLGPWGVRGMAEMPFLPLAPALIAAVHDATGVWFEAFPLTPDRVYAGLYPDRVKGTAIRKEGPEQAP; encoded by the coding sequence ATGGCCATCGGGATCTCCATCCCGCGGATAGACGCCGAAGGAAAGGTTACGGGTCGGACTCCCTATCCGGGAGATCTGGATCTGCCCGGACAGCTATTCCTGAAGGTGAAATGGGCGGGTCGGGCCCCGGCCCGGATCCGGCGGATCGATACGCGCCGGGCGGAGGCATTGCCGGGCGTGGCGGCGGTGTTCACCGCGAAGGATGTGCCGGTGAACGAATACGGCCTGATTTACTTTGATCAACCGGTGATCTGTGGCCCGGGGAGCAAGCCGGGCGCGGATGTGGTTCGCTACGAGGGGGATGTGGTCGCCCTGGTGGCGGCGGAGAGCGAGAAGATCGCGGCCCGGGCGGTCGATCTCATCGAGGTGGAATACGAGGATCTCCCCGGCGTCTATGATCCCGAGGAGGCCCTGCGCCCGGGCGCCCCCCAGGTTCACCCGGATTATCCGGGGAACTTGCTGTGCCATTATCGGATCCGCCAGGGGGATGTGGAGGCGGCCTTCCGGGAGGCGGCGGTGATCGTGGAGGGAACTTACCGGACGCCGTTCCAGGAACATGCCTACCTCCAGCCGGAGGCAGGGATTGCCTATATCGATGAGGAGGGACGCATCACGGTGGTGACCGCTGGGCAGTGGGCCCACGAGGATCGCCATCAGATCGCCCATGCCCTGGGGCTCCCCGAGGATCGGATCCGGGTGATCTATGCAGCGATCGGCGGAGCCTTCGGCGGCCGGGAGGATATGTCGGTGCAGATCCTCCTGGCCCTGGCAGCGTGGAAGCTGGGCCGCCCGGTGAAGATTCTCTGGAGCCGCGAGGAATCCATCATCGGCCATCACAAGCGCCACCCGGTGGTGGCCCGGGTGCGCTGGGCGGCGGATCGGGAGGGGCGATTGCTGGCGGTGGAGGCCGATGTGATCGCCGACGTCGGCGCCTACGCGTATACCTCCACCAAGGTCCTGGGCAACATCACCATGTCGATCTGCGGCCCCTATGAGGTCCCCAACGTTCGGGCCGATATCCGGGGGGCGCTCACGAACAATCCTCCGACCGGGGCGATGCGAGGCTTCGGAGCGCCTCAAGCCCTCTTCATCGCGGAGACCCAGATGAACAAACTCGCCCAGGCCCTGGGGATGGATCCGGTCGAGATCCGCCTGAAAAACGCATGGCGCGAGGGCTCCCGCATGCCCACCGGCGGGATGGTCCCGGAGGGGGTGAGCCTTCCCGAAGTCATCCAAGCATGCGCTCGAGCGGCCGGCTGGCGCCAGACAGCGGGCGGCTGGATCCGGCCAGAGGCGCCCTCCTCGACGGATCCGACGAAACGATACGGCTGGGGGTTCGCCTGCGGTTTCAAGAACATCGCCTACAGCTTCGGCTTCCCGGAGCATTGCTGGGCCCGCGTGGAGCTGCACGGCGACGCCCATATCGAGAAGGCCATCGTCTTCCACGCCGGCGCCGACGTGGGACAGGGAGCCCATACGGTGATGATCCAGATGGCGGCCGAGGCCCTCGGGGTGCCGCCGGAGCGGATTGAGCTCCGCGCCTCGGATACCGCGTTCACGGAGAGCTCGGGAAGCTCCTCCGCCTCCCGCATGACCTTTATGGCGGGCCACGCCATCCGGGGCGCAGCGGAACGGGCCCTGGCCGCATGGCGCAACGAAGAGCGCCCGGCCGTCGGTGAATTCACCTACCGGCCGGTGCGCACCTTCCCCTTTGATCCAGAGACCGGCTTCTCCGAACGCCCCAACGTGACCTACGGCTACGTCGCCGAGGCGGTCCTCGTCGAGGTCGACATGGAGACCGGTCATGTGCGCCCGGTGAAGGTGATCTGCGCGGATGATGTGGGGCGGGCGGTGAACCCGATCAACGTCAGGGGTCAGATCGAGGGCGGGGTCGTGCAGGCCGTCGGCTACGCCATCACGGAGAACTTCATCGTGCAGCAGGGTCGTATCCTCACCCGCCACCTCAGCACCTATCTGATCCCCGGGATCTACGATATTCCCGAGGAGATCGAAAGCCTGATCCTGGAGCATCCGGACCCATTGGGCCCATGGGGGGTCAGGGGGATGGCCGAGATGCCCTTCCTCCCGCTGGCCCCTGCCCTCATCGCCGCCGTTCACGATGCCACGGGCGTCTGGTTCGAGGCGTTCCCGTTGACACCGGATCGGGTCTATGCGGGGTTGTATCCTGATCGGGTGAAAGGAACAGCCATCCGCAAAGAGGGGCCCGAACAGGCCCCCTGA
- the priA gene encoding replication restart helicase PriA yields MALEIAVLAASAAYAGGVFPYEEPEGPDGHLRPGHLVLVPFGRSGRPEPGIVLRRIPGKSFTRPQKGDRVENGRARKAVLRCLEEDPILDPPRLEWAAWLSRTYLAPINECLRLMIPSGLIPRREPVYERISGPTGGELEQAVAVSFAEHVLLTALTEGPLTHSEAHAVLRDFPLAERRRALQRLLQRGWIRRGWRIGERRPPMLRWVRLKTMPDPTFRLGRHRAVVERRRRLLERLEETARPLPADWLQAETGCRAYDLQQLARWGFLELFEQPAWETFDPYPVPEEPPNLTPDQALAWRSIARALEAGRFHAFLLHGITGSGKTELYLRAVAETLRRGKGAIVLVPELALTPQTARRFEARFPGQVVLWTGGLSPAQERALWERVRRRQARVIVGTRSALFVPIPDLGLIVIDEAHDPSYKQDIEPQIPYLLPAYHAVDAALALARLVEAVVILGTATPGVELRHLAERGMLEELSLPRRLRGYRQRLMEQARQFGASLDRFVEVETEALESGLPPVEVVDMRQELKAGNTGIFSRALEKALDQVLRRGQQAILFLNRRGAAPFLFCRDCGHLIRCARCDLPLAEHHHPTRWVCHHCGAVEKPAARCPRCGSRRLKGMGIGTQAVEEAVRKRWPEARVLRWDLDAAPTRAAHALIWQRFADGEADVLIGTQVLTKGLDLPLVTLVGVILADVGLGLPDFRAAERTFQSLIQVAGRAGRGLFGGRVILQTYRPDHPAIAAAARYDLEWFYRKELAFRKAHGYPPFQRLVRLLYWHADPERAREAAERMGEALRHHLERKGAPPTAMIGPAPCYFSRLRGLYRWQILLRGPDPVAWLRDFPLPPDWRVDVDPLDVL; encoded by the coding sequence ATGGCTCTGGAGATCGCTGTCCTGGCCGCCAGCGCGGCCTATGCCGGTGGCGTTTTCCCTTACGAAGAACCCGAGGGCCCGGATGGTCATCTCCGGCCCGGGCACCTCGTGCTGGTGCCGTTCGGGCGAAGCGGGCGGCCCGAGCCGGGGATTGTGCTGCGCCGGATCCCCGGCAAGAGCTTCACCCGTCCCCAGAAGGGCGACCGGGTGGAGAACGGCCGCGCCCGGAAAGCGGTGCTGCGCTGTCTGGAAGAGGACCCTATTCTGGACCCCCCGCGCCTGGAATGGGCCGCCTGGCTGAGCCGGACGTATCTGGCCCCGATCAATGAGTGCCTCCGCCTGATGATCCCCTCCGGCCTGATCCCCCGTCGAGAGCCGGTCTATGAGCGGATCTCCGGCCCCACGGGCGGGGAGCTGGAACAGGCGGTGGCGGTCTCGTTCGCGGAACATGTTCTGCTCACCGCGCTGACGGAGGGGCCGCTGACCCATAGCGAGGCGCACGCCGTCCTGCGGGATTTCCCCCTGGCGGAACGGCGACGCGCGCTCCAGCGCTTGCTCCAGCGGGGATGGATCCGGCGGGGCTGGCGAATCGGCGAACGCCGTCCTCCGATGCTCCGCTGGGTTCGCTTGAAGACCATGCCGGATCCGACCTTCCGCCTGGGACGCCATCGGGCGGTGGTCGAACGGCGGCGACGGCTGCTGGAACGCCTCGAGGAGACCGCGCGGCCGCTGCCCGCCGACTGGCTGCAGGCGGAGACCGGCTGCCGCGCGTATGATCTGCAACAGCTGGCCCGCTGGGGCTTCCTGGAGCTCTTCGAACAGCCAGCGTGGGAAACCTTCGATCCTTACCCGGTGCCGGAGGAGCCGCCGAATCTGACCCCCGACCAGGCGCTGGCATGGCGATCGATCGCCCGAGCCCTGGAGGCCGGTCGGTTCCATGCCTTCCTGCTCCATGGGATCACCGGCAGCGGGAAAACCGAGCTCTACCTGCGGGCTGTGGCGGAGACCTTGCGTCGGGGGAAGGGGGCGATCGTCCTGGTGCCGGAACTGGCCTTGACCCCCCAGACGGCGCGCCGCTTTGAAGCGCGCTTCCCGGGCCAGGTCGTCCTCTGGACCGGCGGGCTGTCTCCGGCTCAGGAACGGGCTTTGTGGGAGCGGGTGCGTCGTCGCCAGGCCCGGGTGATCGTGGGCACTCGCTCCGCCCTTTTCGTTCCCATCCCCGATCTGGGGTTGATCGTCATCGATGAGGCCCATGATCCGAGCTACAAGCAGGACATCGAGCCCCAGATCCCCTATCTTCTGCCCGCCTACCATGCGGTGGACGCCGCGCTGGCCCTGGCCCGCCTGGTGGAGGCGGTGGTCATCCTGGGCACCGCAACGCCCGGGGTAGAGCTGCGCCATCTGGCAGAGCGGGGCATGCTCGAGGAATTGAGCCTCCCCCGTCGCCTGCGCGGATATCGCCAGCGGCTGATGGAGCAGGCCCGGCAATTCGGGGCCTCCCTCGATCGGTTCGTGGAGGTGGAGACCGAAGCCCTGGAAAGCGGCCTGCCCCCGGTTGAGGTGGTGGATATGCGGCAGGAGCTGAAAGCCGGGAACACCGGGATCTTCAGCCGGGCGCTGGAGAAAGCCCTCGATCAGGTGCTCCGCCGCGGACAGCAGGCGATCCTGTTCCTGAACCGGCGGGGGGCCGCGCCCTTTCTGTTCTGCCGGGATTGCGGGCATCTGATCCGATGCGCCCGCTGTGATCTTCCCCTCGCGGAGCACCATCACCCCACCCGCTGGGTCTGTCATCACTGCGGCGCCGTGGAGAAACCAGCCGCTCGCTGCCCTCGATGCGGGTCCCGCCGGCTGAAGGGCATGGGCATCGGCACGCAGGCCGTGGAGGAGGCCGTCCGGAAGCGCTGGCCCGAAGCCCGGGTGCTGCGCTGGGATCTGGACGCCGCCCCGACCCGCGCCGCCCATGCGCTCATCTGGCAGCGTTTCGCCGACGGGGAGGCCGATGTCCTGATCGGAACCCAGGTGCTGACCAAGGGGCTGGATCTGCCGCTGGTGACCCTGGTCGGGGTGATCCTGGCCGACGTGGGGTTAGGGCTGCCGGATTTCCGGGCCGCCGAGCGGACCTTCCAGTCGCTGATCCAGGTGGCCGGCCGGGCCGGGCGGGGGCTCTTCGGCGGACGGGTGATCCTCCAGACCTACCGGCCGGATCATCCGGCGATTGCCGCAGCGGCGCGTTATGATTTAGAATGGTTCTATCGGAAAGAGCTGGCCTTCCGGAAGGCCCACGGATACCCTCCCTTCCAACGCCTGGTCCGCCTGCTTTACTGGCATGCGGATCCGGAGCGGGCCCGGGAGGCGGCGGAGCGGATGGGGGAGGCCCTGCGCCATCACCTGGAACGGAAAGGGGCCCCCCCCACCGCGATGATCGGCCCGGCCCCCTGCTACTTCAGCCGCCTGCGGGGGCTTTACCGGTGGCAGATCCTCCTCCGGGGTCCTGACCCGGTGGCCTGGCTTCGGGATTTCCCGCTGCCGCCGGACTGGCGGGTGGACGTGGATCCCCTGGATGTCCTGTGA